The genomic stretch CGTCGCTGAGTTTAACCATTTCCGGTTAACGTGGGTGCAACGGGTTAACGTATTTTCACCAAATATTTTTCAATCACTTTTGCAAAACCCGCAACGGTAGAGTTGTTTTGTATGTTTTCCTATTTCAATAAGAACTTACATATTTGTTTATTTTGTCTTTGTGCCTTTGTGTTTTCGTGGCTAATGAATTTTTCGGCCTAAAGTCCCAGCAGGCGCATGAACAGACGAATCAACGGATAGGCAAAAAGAACGGCCATCGCAATGGCAACCCATTTGAGGGACGATTTTTGTTCCGGGAACTCGTACCCGCAATAGGGACACACCTCGGCATCTTTCGGAACGGGCATCGCACAGCCGGGACATTCCTTTTCATCTTTTCCGATTTCCATCGAGTTTTTCCTTTTTATTCGGTTCAGGGTGATCCTTTTGTCGGCCAAAAACCTGTGTTTGCAGGGCTTCTTCAGCCTCATCAAATCGGGACAAATAATAGCGCAGTTTATTGTCAAAACTGGAGGTCAGATTCGTGAGTTTATATCCGATCTTCATTTGCTGATGCCAGGCAGTCAGGTCTTTCATCCGCAATGGCCCGTAGGCGCTTTCAAACACAACATCGCGCTTTTCGAATCGCGGCGGAATTCCCGGCGACGCTGTTTTTCGGTAGCCAAGGACGATGGTGGCGATGGGAATAACGCCCTCGGGAAGATGGAGCTTGTCTTTCAGGAAACGCGTGTCCAGCAGCCCGGATTTGCCGGTATCCGACAGCATCACCGAGGCGAGTCCCAGAGCTTCTGCAGCGACTGTCATGGCCATGGCGGCGAGGCCGACATTAAACACGGCCATGGTGTGCGCCAACAGGGTATTGGTTTTAAAGTCTGTCAGAATTTGGCCGATGCGGTGCACGTCGCTGCACACCATGATGGCGCGATTTCCATTAAAGGGGATTTTAGTACCGAACACATCTTGCCAGGTTTCCCGGGTAAATGTGATAAAAGACCACGTTTGCAAATTCACGGAGCTTGGGGCAAAGCGTCCCGCCTCGAGAATGGCGTTCATCGTGTCATCGGAAACAGGTTCGTCGGTAAACCGGCGGCAGCTCCGTCGGTTCACAAGCGTTTTAAGCACCGGGTTTTCGGACGCTTTGGCTGACACTTTGGGTTTCCCGGCAACGAGCTGCCAGGCATTCTTTAATAAAGAGAACATGTGCATTTCGTCATTTTTCTTCGATTTGATATAAAACACTCTTTAAGTATTGGTGTAATGTTTTCATGGCGTTGATGGCCATTTTCGCTTCTTCTCGAGTGGCCGACTGCCCAGGATATCGAAAAGCAATAGCAAAAGGATTGAGCAAAGCAAACATATTGCTATAAAAATCCATATCAGGTACAAAAGGCAACGCAAGTTTCATTAAAGCAAGCAAATCATGAACTTTTTGAAAACGAACACTTTTTTCTTGGAGAATTGCTTTTAAATCTTTCTCAATACATTGTTGGGCATGAAATCCGGCGGAATCGTAATTCGGATGTTTTCGTGCCCTGAACTCTCGCAAAGCACTATAGTAATCACCCTCTGCCTTTTCAATCCATTCCTTGGTTATGTCGTTCATATAATAGTTTCCCGTTATTGAGGACATCTTCAATAAAAAAATCACCGCTCTGTAAGCGCCTATTGATTTGTTCGGGTGTAATCACAATGATATCGAAAGGAAACGTGTGATCCAATAACAGGGCAATCTTCGAACTCAATTCCATTGTTGGTTGGCTTGTTTTTTTGATAACCAGTAAATCAACATCACTTTCGGGTGTGGGATTACCATAGGCATATGAACCAAATAAAATAATTTTTTCAGGATCAAATTCCTTTATGATTCGATAAACCTGCTCTCGAATTTCATCGATAGTTGCACAGCGTTTGCCAATAATGGACACTGTTTCACTCATATCTTGGCTCCTGTTTCAACGTTTTTCAACATCCCCGCTCGTGTGTTTAGAATTTCCCGTTTCAAATCGGGTTATCACTTCACCTACAACGGAATATTCCCATGTTTCTTTTTGGGATTGTGATCGACCTTATTTTGGGTCATTTCAAGTGCCCGAATCAATTTTGGCCGTGTTTCCGAAGGCTCGATCACATCGTCCACATACCCCCGCTCGGCTGCCACGTACGGATTAGCCAGTCGCTCGCGGTACTGCTCTTCTAACTTTTTCAGGGCTTCCTCAGGATTCTCGGCCTGTTTAATCTCCTTTCGGAAGATAATTTCCACCGCTCCCTTCGGTCCCATAACGGCAATTTCGGCGGTTGGCCAAGCGTAGTTCACATCTCCGCGAATATGCTTTGAACTCATCACGTCGTAAGCGCCTCCGTACGCCTTCCGCACAATCACGGTAATTTTGGGGACGGTGGCTTCGCTGTAGGCATACAAGAGCTTGGCTCCGTTTTTAATAATACCCCGCCATTCCTGATCGGTTCCCGGCAGAAAGCCCGGCACATCTTCAAACGTAATAATGGGGATGTTGAAGGCATCGCAAAAGCGCACAAAGCGCGCCGCTTTAATGGACGAGTCGATATCCAGAACACCGGCCAGATACGCCGGTTGATTGGCCACAATCCCCACGGAGCGACCGCCCAGCCGCGCAAAACCGACCACAATATTCGGCGCATAATTTTCATGAATCTCAAAAAACTCCCCATTGTCGAACACGTGTGTAAAAATTTCCTTCACATCGTACGGCTTGTTGGGATTGTCAGGAACAATGGTGTTGAGCTCCTTGTCCCTTCGATTGGGATCATCCCCGGTGTCGATAACCGGAGGGTCTTCCAGATTATTTTGGGGAATAAAACTTAGCAGCCGGCGCGTGGCCATGATGGCTTCCGCTTCGCTTTCGGCCACGAGATGCGCCACACCGCTCTTGGTTGCATGGGTCATGGCACCGCCCAATTCCTCAAAACTGACCGCCTCGTGGGTTACGGTTTTAACCACATTCGGACCCGTCACAAACATGTGGCTGGTTTTTTTGACCATGATGATAAAATCCGTAATGGCCGGGGAATAGACGGCCCCACCCGCACAGGGACCGAGAATCAGGGAGATTTGAGGAATAACGCCGGAAGCCAGTGTATTGCGCAAAAAGATATCCGCATACGCCCCTAAACTCACCACTCCCTCCTGAATACGGGCTCCACCGGAATCGTTGAGGCCGATGACGGGTGCCCCCATTTTCATCGCCATATCCATAATTTTGCAGATTTTCTGACCATGAGCTTCCGAAAGCGAGCCGCCCAGCACGGTAAAATCCTGTGAAAAGACAAATACCAGCCGTCCGTCAATCGTTCCGTAGCCGGTTACCACGCCGTCTCCGAGGAAGCGCTGTTTATCCAGTCCGAACTCCGTGGAGCGGTGGCGTACCAGCATATCGACTTCCTCAAAACTGCCTTCGTCCAGGAGGAGCTGCACACGCTCCCGCGCCGTTAATTTTCCTTTTTGGTGCTGGGCATCAATCCGTTTCTGTCCGCCCCCCAGAAGAGCCTCTGCCTTTTTTTCACGCAGACGCTTTATCTTGTCTTCAATGCTCATGAATGGGCCTCTTCATTTTCCTTGCTTAGTCGATTCTTTTTATACCAGTCCTTGATGTAGGCTACAATTTCATTGGTATTGGTACCGGGGCCAAACAGTTTGCCCGTCCCCATGGCCTCCAACTTTTGAATGTCTTCATCCGAAATAATGCCTCCCCCGGTCAGCAGCACATCGTCCAACCCCTTTTCCCGCATAAGCTCCAGTACCCGGGGGAAAATGGTCATATGCGCGCCGGACAGGATGCTCAGGCCAATCACATCCACATCCTCCTGCAGGGCCGCTTCCACAATCATTTCCGGCGTCTGGCGCAGACCGGCATAAATGACCTCCATTCCGGCATCCCGAAGCGAGGCTGCGATAACCTTGGCCCCCCGATCGTGACCGTCCAAACCGGGCTTGGCAATGAGCACACGAATCTTTCGATCTTGCATAAAAACACTCCTTTTATTTTGACAGGATAAACAGGATTGCGTGACGCTTGAATTCTCTCCGGCTTATCACAAACACATCCCCATTAATTTCGCCTGAATTCGTGAATCCGCGGCAATAAAATTTGGGATTAGAATATCGAAACCTCCCGGTACTCTCCAAATTCTTCCCGCAGCACCTGAATCATTTCGCCGAGGCTGGCGTACTGCCGGGCACAATCGATAAAACGGGGCATGAGATTGTCGCCCTCCCGCGCGGCGTTTCGCAATTTCTGCAAACAGGATTTTACCTTTTCATTGTCACGGGTCTCTTTCACTTTTTTTAGATTTTGAACCTGTTCCTTTTCCACTTCGGGGTCGATTTTCAAAATGGGAATGTCAATTTTTTCGTCTTCTTCCACGTACTCGTTCACGCCCACAATAATGCGCTCTTTTTTATCGATTTCTTCCTGATAGCGAAAAGCCGCATCCGCAATTTCTTTTTGAAAGAACCCCTTTTCTATGGCCGGAATCACTCCGCCCAGACTCTCAATTCGCCGGAAGTAGTCCTCTGCCTGTTGTTCCATTTTGTTGGTTAACGACTCCACAAAATAGGATCCGGCCAGCGGATCGATGGTATTGGCCACCCCAATTTCATTGGCGATAATTTGCTGGGTCCGCAGGGCAATTTTAACGGCCTTTTCCGAGGGCAGCGCCAGTGTTTCATCCATCGAATTCGTATGCAGCGACTGGGTTCCGCCAAGAACTCCCGCCAGGGCTTCGTAGGCCGTGCGTACGATGTTGTTCTCCGGCTGTTGAGCCGTTAGTGAGCATCCGGCGGTCTGGGTGTGAAAACGAAGCAGCCAGGATCGGGGATCTTTGGCTCCGTATTTTTCCTTCATGTGGCGCGCCCAGATTCGGCGGGCCGCCCGGAATTTGGCAATCTCTTCAAAGAAATCCAGGTGGGAATTAAAGAAAAACGACAGACGAGGCGCAAACTCATCCACATTCATTCCGGCCTTGATTCCGTATTCTACGTACGTGAAGCCATCCGCCAGGGTGAAGGCGAGTTCCTGAGCCGCTGTCGATCCGGCTTCTCGAATGTGGTACCCGCTAATGGAAATCGTGTTCCACAGGGGAACTTCGTCCTTACAAAAGGCCATGGTGTCTGTGATAATTCGCATGGAGGGTTCCGGCGGAAAAATGTACTCCTTTTGAGCGATGTATTCCTTCAGAATATCATTTTGAATGGTTCCCCGCAGTTGTTTGGACGGAACGCCCTGCTTCTCACCCACCACAATGTAGAAAGCCAATAGAATGGACGCTGGAGAATTAATGGTCATGGAGGTGCTCACCTTGTCCAGAGGAATCCCGTCGAAGATGATTTCCATGTCCTTGAGCGTATCCACAGCCACACCGCAAACACCCACTTCGCCGTGGCTTCTCGGGTGGTCGGAATCGTATCCCATCAGGGTCGGCAGATCAAACGCCGTGGAAAGCCCGGTTTCCCCGTGTTTGAGCAGATAATGAAACCGCTTATTGGTATCGCGGGGGGTGCCAAAACCGGCAAATTGCCGCATGGTCCAGAGGCGTCCGCGGTACATGTTGTAGTGGACACCCCGCGTGTAGGGATACTCCCCGGGAAACCCAATGTCTTTCAGGTAATCCGTTCCTTCCATGTCGTCGGGCGTGTAAAGCGGCGCCACCGGCTCGGAAGAAGTGGTCACAAATTTATCTTTGCGGTCACGGGATTTTTTTTGCATCTCCTGCTCCCACCGCTCTTTCTCTTTTTTTATCTTGTCGAGATCATCCATCGCCTTCTCCTTTTAAATAAAAAATATTTAGGCCACCAAGACTCTAAAACACAAAGGTTAAAATATCATTCTTTTAATTCCATCTTTTATGCGCGGCACATTAAAATTAATTAAAAATCCAAGGCGTTTACCTGTTAACCTAAGGTAACTCAACAATTGTGCCTCCCACACAGGATTCATTTCATCAACTGCTTTTAACTCACAGATAACCAAATCTTCAACTAAAACATCCAATCGAAATGCCTCTTCCAATTTAATTCCATCGTAAATAATTGGAATCTCAACCTGTCTCTTATAAGTCAAATTCCGTTT from Calditrichota bacterium encodes the following:
- a CDS encoding zinc ribbon domain-containing protein, translating into MEIGKDEKECPGCAMPVPKDAEVCPYCGYEFPEQKSSLKWVAIAMAVLFAYPLIRLFMRLLGL
- a CDS encoding HEPN domain-containing protein; its protein translation is MNDITKEWIEKAEGDYYSALREFRARKHPNYDSAGFHAQQCIEKDLKAILQEKSVRFQKVHDLLALMKLALPFVPDMDFYSNMFALLNPFAIAFRYPGQSATREEAKMAINAMKTLHQYLKSVLYQIEEK
- a CDS encoding nucleotidyltransferase domain-containing protein — translated: MSETVSIIGKRCATIDEIREQVYRIIKEFDPEKIILFGSYAYGNPTPESDVDLLVIKKTSQPTMELSSKIALLLDHTFPFDIIVITPEQINRRLQSGDFFIEDVLNNGKLLYERHNQGMD
- a CDS encoding acyl-CoA carboxylase subunit beta, producing the protein MSIEDKIKRLREKKAEALLGGGQKRIDAQHQKGKLTARERVQLLLDEGSFEEVDMLVRHRSTEFGLDKQRFLGDGVVTGYGTIDGRLVFVFSQDFTVLGGSLSEAHGQKICKIMDMAMKMGAPVIGLNDSGGARIQEGVVSLGAYADIFLRNTLASGVIPQISLILGPCAGGAVYSPAITDFIIMVKKTSHMFVTGPNVVKTVTHEAVSFEELGGAMTHATKSGVAHLVAESEAEAIMATRRLLSFIPQNNLEDPPVIDTGDDPNRRDKELNTIVPDNPNKPYDVKEIFTHVFDNGEFFEIHENYAPNIVVGFARLGGRSVGIVANQPAYLAGVLDIDSSIKAARFVRFCDAFNIPIITFEDVPGFLPGTDQEWRGIIKNGAKLLYAYSEATVPKITVIVRKAYGGAYDVMSSKHIRGDVNYAWPTAEIAVMGPKGAVEIIFRKEIKQAENPEEALKKLEEQYRERLANPYVAAERGYVDDVIEPSETRPKLIRALEMTQNKVDHNPKKKHGNIPL
- a CDS encoding cobalamin B12-binding domain-containing protein; the protein is MQDRKIRVLIAKPGLDGHDRGAKVIAASLRDAGMEVIYAGLRQTPEMIVEAALQEDVDVIGLSILSGAHMTIFPRVLELMREKGLDDVLLTGGGIISDEDIQKLEAMGTGKLFGPGTNTNEIVAYIKDWYKKNRLSKENEEAHS
- a CDS encoding methylmalonyl-CoA mutase family protein; translated protein: MDDLDKIKKEKERWEQEMQKKSRDRKDKFVTTSSEPVAPLYTPDDMEGTDYLKDIGFPGEYPYTRGVHYNMYRGRLWTMRQFAGFGTPRDTNKRFHYLLKHGETGLSTAFDLPTLMGYDSDHPRSHGEVGVCGVAVDTLKDMEIIFDGIPLDKVSTSMTINSPASILLAFYIVVGEKQGVPSKQLRGTIQNDILKEYIAQKEYIFPPEPSMRIITDTMAFCKDEVPLWNTISISGYHIREAGSTAAQELAFTLADGFTYVEYGIKAGMNVDEFAPRLSFFFNSHLDFFEEIAKFRAARRIWARHMKEKYGAKDPRSWLLRFHTQTAGCSLTAQQPENNIVRTAYEALAGVLGGTQSLHTNSMDETLALPSEKAVKIALRTQQIIANEIGVANTIDPLAGSYFVESLTNKMEQQAEDYFRRIESLGGVIPAIEKGFFQKEIADAAFRYQEEIDKKERIIVGVNEYVEEDEKIDIPILKIDPEVEKEQVQNLKKVKETRDNEKVKSCLQKLRNAAREGDNLMPRFIDCARQYASLGEMIQVLREEFGEYREVSIF
- a CDS encoding GxxExxY protein, giving the protein MDYKKPSKKEEEIASQIVDAAFQVHYKLGPGLLERVYEICLCHELSKRNLTYKRQVEIPIIYDGIKLEEAFRLDVLVEDLVICELKAVDEMNPVWEAQLLSYLRLTGKRLGFLINFNVPRIKDGIKRMIF